In the Leishmania donovani BPK282A1 complete genome, chromosome 29 genome, one interval contains:
- a CDS encoding peroxisomal targeting signal type 2 receptor, putative, giving the protein MPSFQMHPGFAGQSIRTNPWKPTQLIISTSQNFGIVGSGKVYVVEAAPGFQAGSPVSLVGCWGTPDGVFDACFSEADQNIVVTACGDGVKVYNLAMSLNRDGVIPLVQNAEHQAEVSCVAWNSGRRDTFYSASWDTTIKMYSAVKPEVSMVTMQEHFKEVYEVATTGHSPSSILSCSGDGSWKLWDNRSPQRSVLTQMAHQNQIVLSIDFCKSDPNIFASGGVDRTVRVWDARRPNQPLASFPGHDQACRRVRFSTSSPSMLASSGYDMRVCVWDLSKPQQPLTARYQHHREFVVGLEWSQAAPNALASASYDGSAFFWSVGQAATPSLPTQQLPPAVPPPRVPRPRTKVLAGLPQPSMPMPMTMTSLPRSPR; this is encoded by the coding sequence ATGCCGTCCTTCCAGATGCACCCCGGCTTTGCGGGGCAGAGCATCCGCACCAATCCGTGGAAACCGACGCAGCTCATCATCTCCACCTCTCAGAACTTCGGCATTGTCGGCTCTGGTAAGGTGTACGTCGTTGAGGCAGCCCCTGGTTTTCAGGCCGGCTCCCCAGTCTCTCTTGTAGGTTGCTGGGGAACCCCCGACGGCGTCTTCGACGCGTGCTTTAGCGAGGCTGATCAGAACATCGTAGTGACCGCCTGCGGTGATGGCGTGAAGGTGTACAACTTAGCGATGAGCCTCAACCGGGATGGCGTGATACCGCTTGTGCAAAACGCCGAGCACCAGGCAGAAGTGTCGTGCGTCGCGTGGAACTCAGGCCGCCGGGACACCTTCTACTCAGCCAGCTGGGACACCACCATCAAGATGTACAGCGCGGTGAAGCCGGAGGTGTCGATGGTTACAATGCAAGAGCACTTCAAGGAAGTGTACGAGGTGGCCACGACGGGCCACAGTCCGTCTTCGATCCTGTCCTGCTCCGGCGACGGCTCGTGGAAGCTGTGGGACAACCGATCCCCGCAGCGATCCGTGCTGACGCAGATGGCACATCAGAATCAAATCGTGCTCTCCATCGACTTCTGCAAGAGTGATCCCAACATcttcgccagcggcggtgtcgacCGCACCGTCCGCGTCTGGGATGCTCGCCGGCCCAACCAGCCACTGGCCTCCTTTCCCGGCCACGACCAAGCATGCCGCCGTGTTCGGTTCTCGACTTCCAGCCCGTCCATGCTCGCCTCCAGCGGCTACgacatgcgcgtgtgcgtgtgggacCTCTcgaagccgcagcagcccttGACGGCCCGCTATCAGCACCACCGGGAGTTTGTCGTCGGTCTCGAGTGGTCGCAGGCCGCGCCAAACGctctcgcctccgcctcgtaCGATGGATCCGCTTTCTTCTGGTCTGTGGGCcaggcagcgacgccgtcactgccgacacagcagctgccaccggccgtgccgccgccgcgcgtgccTCGGCCGCGCACAAAGGTGTTGGCTGGCTTGCCACAGCCCAGTATGCCGATGCCAATGACGATGACGTCTCTGCCGCGTTCTCCTCGGTAA
- a CDS encoding U3 small nucleolar ribonucleoprotein protein MPP10, putative has protein sequence MPSASTFASSPGKAVAAPPLGGQLRSSKHVLERLTSSHLDHLVASRRGGDTVSRESLAALYSLATKLHSPALRFVSNTIETRKERHITTEQVWGQLNMLMRPVLRQLENNVRRAEMLYAGSGKGTSAKAARQQSRKAEAPSGKGDDGGRSAHKPGGDTAEKDILSTRTSELDESDLDEEIEALLAKQAAKRKLRKEAKKGGGGGDDSWRYAFGKDNAGEEDDAEDDWDGEDSGHGRSRRRRREEAEEEDDVDFEEDERDGTPSDRRARDRNLRAMADAEGGAESEEELAALRELYGDDFEDDGRGFGEEGDEDPDMEEDIELDDPANDAAGEAYNEQDGTYFGKGDILNDEAGDFEEEHGGYGGRAGHSGGDDDDGTGAALQGEGEEMDEELLAALEDPSLSELQKERLREQHMVRKMEEKRLFATDWSMVGETAASKRPRDALLEVDNLEFEYGMKAVPVITEAFTAKLEDRIKQRIQDENYDDVKRKTTLSTEADIAHPKYDAALDAQKSKMSLMDLYEKDFLERQRLAEEAAGGPDAPKAEPLTEIEKDELRAIQMWQRLAQHLDALSNFHYTPKPVQQDLDARVRAVENQAPAVVIENVGNFATTRENALAPQDLYRGSSHRFADVGTDELTPKERHALRRSKKEAGKKDKQRADVRKRKQQSTEQATGGR, from the coding sequence atGCCATCTGCTAGTACCTTCGCTTCATCGCCTGGcaaggcggtggcggcgccaccgctcgGCGGCCAGCTGCGCTCGTCAAAGCACGTGCTGGAGCGACTCACAAGCAGTCACCTGGACCACCTCGTTGCCTCGCGTCGAGGCGGGGATACCGTGTCGCGGGAGTCCCTCGCCGCGTTGTACTCGCTGGCGACGAAGCTGCACTCAcctgcgctgcgcttcgTCTCGAACACCATCGAGACGCGTAAGGAGCGGCACATCACCACGGAGCAGGTGTGGGGTCAGCTGAACATGCTGATGCGGCCGGTGCTCCGCCAGCTGGAGAACAACGTCCGCCGCGCAGAGATGCTCTACGCTGGTAGCGGCAAGGGCACCtcagcgaaggcggcgcggcagcaatCCCGCAAGGCCGAGGCACCGTCAGGCAAAGGCGATGACGGTGGCCGTAGCGCACACAAGCCAGGCGGCGACACCGCGGAGAAGGACATCCTCTCTACCCGCACCTCGGAGCTAGACGAGAGTGACTTGGATGAGGAGATTGAGGCTCTGCTGGCGAAGCAGGCGGCTAAGCGCAAGTTGCggaaggaggcgaagaaaggtggcggcggtggcgacgatTCATGGCGCTACGCCTTCGGCAAGGACAAtgccggcgaggaggacgatgCGGAGGACGACTGGGACGGCGAGGACTCTGGCCACGGCAGgtcgcgccgccgtcgccgcgaggaggcggaagaaGAGGACGACGTGGATTTCGAAGAGGACGAGCGGGATGGGACGCCGTCAGACCGGCGCGCGCGGGATCGCAACCTGCGAGCCATGGCGGACGCCGAGGGTGGCGCGGAgtccgaggaggagctggccgCGCTCCGTGAGCTGTACGGCGACGACTTCGAGGATGACGGGCGCGGCtttggggaggagggggacgaGGACCCAGATATGGAGGAGGACATCGAGCTCGACGATCCGGCCAACGATGCGGCCGGTGAAGCGTACAACGAGCAGGACGGGACGTACTTTGGCAAGGGCGACATCCTCAACGACGAGGCGGGCGACTTCGAAGAGGAGCACGGGGGCTACGGCGGTCGTGCCGGGCACAGTGGCGGTGATGATGACGACGGCACCGGTGCTGCACTTCAGGGCGAGGGTGAGGAGATGGATGAGGAGCTGCTCGCCGCGCTAGAGGACCCAAGCCTGTCTgagctgcagaaggagcgcctgcgcgagcAGCATATGGTGCGCAagatggaggagaagcggctcTTTGCCACCGACTGGAGCATGGTGGGCGAGACGGCCGCCAGCAAGCGCCCGCGCGACGCACTGCTGGAGGTGGACAACCTGGAGTTTGAGTACGGCATGAAGGCGGTCCCAGTCATAACCGAAGCGTTCACCGCCAAGCTGGAGGACCGCATCAAGCAGCGCATCCAGGACGAGAATTATGACGATGTGAAGCGCAAGACGACCTTGTCAACGGAGGCTGACATTGCCCACCCGAAGTATGACGCTGCCCTCGATGCTCAGAAGTCGAAGATGTCACTGATGGACCTCTACGAAAAGGATTTTCTGGAGAGGCAGAGActcgcggaggaggcagccgGCGGCCCTGACGCCCCGAAAGCCGAGCCGCTCACGGAGATCGAGAAAGATGAGCTGCGGGCGATCCAGAtgtggcagcggctggcTCAGCACCTCGATGCCCTGAGTAACTTCCACTACACTCCCAAGCCGGTGCAGCAAGACCTcgatgcgcgcgtgcgtgcagtgGAGAACCAggcaccggcggtggtgatcgAGAATGTGGGCAACTTCGCCACAACGCGCGAGAACGCGCTGGCCCCGCAAGACCTTTACCGCGGCTCTTCGCACCGCTTCGCCGATGTTGGCACTGATGAGCTGACGCCGAAGGAGCGCCACGCCCTGCGTCGCTCCAAGAAGGAGGCGGGAAAGAAGGACAAGCAGCGCGCTGATGTGCGCAAGCGAAAGCAGCAGTCCACTGAGCAGGCGACGGGAGGGAGGTAG
- a CDS encoding lipophosphoglycan biosynthetic protein, putative: MANSSLLRVVLVALLLLGSVTVSAGDGRGTPIAFQAEVSKMLDILVNSLYTNRAVFLRELISNGSDALDKIRVLYLTSPKEPLTKDGEAPTMDLRISFDKEKSELILRDGGVGMTKEELAKHLGSLGTSGTKHFLEKLQEGVGAVGGDQNNLIGQFGVGFYSVFLVGDRVRVASKSDDSDEQYVWESKGDGQYFLYPDPRGNTLGRGTEITIELKPDAEQFLSAETIKKTIHQYSEFINFPIYVQEEVEVASTAATPESAAEERSLDEGAVEEDPDKEGDTQGVVKEKRWTLVNENRPIWTRPIGNVTEEEYHKFYKAFSGDYRDPLYFNHFKVEGEVDFDSILFVPTTVDPASFSDDNAVPNTNIKLYVRRVFITDEFRDLLPRYLNFVKGIVDSNDLPLNVSREVLQESRILRVIKKKLVRKTLSMFADIAAQDEAIANGKQVENPAPSGHTHLKKPAYTKFWELYGKHLRLGVMLDSNNRNRLTKLFRYKSSRSESEYISLQTYVDRMKKGQKGIYYLSGDSVARIKKSPVLEDAVNHDVEVIFMTDAIDEYVVSQLTDFAGKKLINLAKEGVQFEESDARQRVVDRKRKEKYDSFFTHLRALFGYSEVRKVILTKRMTNEAFIVSSSENQITARLASIMRGQSMSLANQQMTAERVLEVNYRHPLVDEMFKRFTVDEDDEVATDIAWVLYDTANLQAEFPVADVAAYSKRINRLLRSSVDLSADDSLLPPDDAEYTVSDTETEEEEEQPKVDTNAHEEAETDGEGDL; this comes from the coding sequence ATGGCGAACTCGAGCTTACTCCGCGTGGTGCTcgtggcactgctgctgctcggctcCGTCACGGTGTCCGCTGGTGATGGCCGCGGCACCCCCATCGCCTTCCAGGCCGAGGTGTCGAAGATGCTGGACATACTCGTCAACTCCCTTTACACCAACCGCGCTGTTTTCTTGCGCGAGCTGATATcgaacggcagcgacgcactTGACAAAATTCGTGTGCTCTACCTCACCTCCCCTAAGGAGCCGCTCACGAAGGATGGCGAGGCCCCGACGATGGACCTCCGCATCTCCTTCGacaaggagaagagcgagcTCATtctgcgcgacggcggtgtcggcaTGACGAAGGAGGAACTGGCAAAGCATCTCGGCTCCCTCGGCACCTCTGGCACCAAGCACTTTCTCGAGAAACTGCAGGAGGGTGTCGGCGCTGTTGGCGGCGACCAAAACAACCTGATTGGCCAGTTTGGCGTCGGCTTTTACTCGGTCTTTCTCGTTGGCgaccgcgtgcgcgtcgcgtCCAAgagcgacgacagcgacgagcaGTATGTCTGGGAGTCTAAGGGGGATGGACAGTACTTCCTCTACCCCGACCCGCGCGGCAACACGCTCGGCCGCGGTACTGAGATCACCATCGAGCTAAAGCCGGACGCTGAGCAGTTCCTGTCCGCTGAAACGATAAAAAAGACGATTCACCAGTACAGTGAGTTCATCAACTTCCCCATCTACGTccaggaggaggtggaggtggcgagcacggcagcgacgccggagtcggccgcggaggagaggagccTCGACGAGGGtgccgtggaggaggaccCGGACAAGGAAGGGGACACGCAGGGCGTTGTAAAGGAGAAGCGCTGGACGCTGGTGAACGAGAACCGCCCGATCTGGACCCGTCCGATTGGCAAcgtgacggaggaggagtacCACAAGTTCTACAAGGCCTTCTCCGGCGACTACCGTGACCCCTTGTACTTCAACCACTTCAAGGTCGAGGGAGAGGTGGATTTCGACTCGATCCTCTTCGTCCCCACCACCGTGGATCCGGCGTCCTTCTCTGACGACAACGCTGTCCCGAACACGAACATAAAGCTGTACGTGCGCCGCGTCTTCATCACGGACGAGTTCCGCGACTTGCTGCCGCGCTACCTGAATTTTGTCAAGGGCATTGTGGACAGCAACGACTTGCCGCTGAACGTGTCGCgtgaggtgctgcaggagagtCGTATTCTGCGCGTGATCAAGAAGAAACTTGTGCGTAAGACGCTGAGCATGTTCGCCGACATTGCAGCGCAGGACGAGGCGATCGCGAACGGGAAGCAGGTGGAGAACCCGGCTCCGTCTGGACACACGCACCTCAAGAAGCCGGCCTACACCAAGTTCTGGGAGCTGTATGGCAAGCATCTCCGTCTCGGTGTCATGCTGGACAGCAACAACCGCAATCGCCTCACGAAGCTGTTCCGCTACAAGTCCAGTAGAAGTGAAAGCGAGTACATCAGCCTCCAGACCTACGTGGACCGCATGAAGAAAGGGCAGAAGGGCATCTACTACCTCTCCGGCGACTCGGTGGCGCGGATCAAGAAGTCCCCAGTGCTGGAGGACGCCGTCAACCACGATGTTGAGGTGATCTTCATGACGGACGCCATCGACGAGTACGTTGTGTCGCAGCTGACTGACTTTGCGGGCAAGAAGCTCATCAACCTCGcgaaggagggggtgcagttcgaggagagcgacgcgcggcagcgagtgGTCGATAGAAAGCGCAAGGAAAAGTACGATTCCTTCTTTACTCAtctgcgcgcgctcttcgGGTACTCGGAAGTGCGCAAGGTTATCTTGACGAAGCGCATGACGAATGAGGCATTCATTGTGTCCTCCAGTGAGAACCAGATCACGGCGCGCCTGGCCAGCATCATGCGCGGCCAGTCAATGTCCCTCGCTAACCAGCAGATGACTGCCGAGCGTGTGCTGGAGGTTAACTACCGCCACCCGCTGGTGGACGAGATGTTCAAGCGCTTCACCGtggacgaggatgacgaggtGGCGACAGACATTGCGTGGGTGCTGTACGATACGGCAAACTTGCAGGCCGAGTTCCCGGTGGCGGACGTGGCGGCCTACTCGAAGCGCATTAACCGTCtgctccgcagcagcgttgaCCTGAGCGCGGAcgactcgctgctgccgccggacGACGCCGAGTACACCGTCTCCGACACGGAGactgaggaagaggaggagcagccgAAGGTTGACACCAATGCGCACGAAGAAGCTGAAACAGACGGCGAGGGCGATCTGTAA
- a CDS encoding U-box domain protein, putative — protein sequence MANIGELDAYIQSGTAVDDTKLDQWIQMSDISNADGFYMGDAAVVSEAVRRVSRVVVAQYLNNADVKAVPLRRKTKFCLLLNNFSLYKPVRSVVFECLEDMTSIFEKSIKDEGTMPFDSELGRMSEHVLVLLMRVMDYKLKAAAVHEFAEHNTQFAIQLLLAILLKEPPYEFELRCNCISGLLGFTQPQAFFGAGEKIEEHSCNKFTEKVDFMLNLMLRLQAIQVVSDVLGDAIASSDTVPQLAQSAVNNTMQTIMNIFKFSSKESTQWRQHILLSTTLLDGTVMMYVQSLASNLHETMTARAPRVAGQLLHSLSLSFLFGAFAAYHMEEASQELRIFCTFFHDLFQLSIRPIVADARVSGQMMVMYINLLHFMCNVDAMGEEPCYPMDGLLPELSSAALRSTVEAFLKKEVGGCGLPFTEAWYRQFRRVTADTLIAQDSTTFQWIDSCFLAMISQLTAQQVPVAAPAAPAGGARLLSEIPPLRPEKKNKISIDKAAAPIRHKVNPSAKQDSVEGVDADLLCALTGAIMKNPVSSPYGQTYEKEAIMNWLEQNGSVCPITGRPLTAAQLNPNTAVATKIMQQIVRQTMATQLVAEDDMYKF from the coding sequence ATGGCGAACATTGGTGAACTGGACGCCTACATCCAGAGCGGTACCGCGGTCGACGATACCAAGCTCGACCAATGGATTCAAATGAGTGACATCTCAAATGCAGACGGGTTCTACATgggcgatgccgccgtcgtcagcgAGGCTGTGCGCCGCGTCTCTCGCGTCGTCGTGGCGCAGTACTTGAACAACGCTGATGTAAaggccgtgccgctgcgccgcaagACGAAGTTCTGCTTGCTGCTGAACAACTTCTCTCTCTACAAGCCGGTGCGGTCGGTGGTGTTCGAGTGCTTGGAGGACATGACGAGTATCTTCGAGAAGTCCATCAAAGACGAGGGCACGATGCCGTTTGATTCAGAGCTAGGCCGCATGTCGGAGCACGTACtagtgctgctgatgcgcgtGATGGACTACAAACTGAAGGCTGCGGCCGTACACGAGTTTGCGGAGCACAACACGCAGTTTGCAattcagctgctgctggctaTCTTGCTGAAGGAGCCTCCGTACGAGTTCGAGCTGCGGTGCAACTGCATTAGCGGCCTGCTAGGCTTCACCCAGCCGCAGGCCTTCTTTGGAGCTGGGGAAAAGATCGAGGAGCACAGTTGTAACAAATTCACGGAAAAGGTGGACTTTATGCTGAACCTGATGCTGCGTCTGCAGGCGATCCAGGTGGTGAGCGACGTGCTCGGCGACGCCATCGCAAGCTCGGATACGGTACCGCAGTTGGCTCAGAGCGCTGTGAACAACACGATGCAGACCATCATGAACATCTTCAAGTTCTCCTCGAAGGAGTCGACACAGTGGCGTCAGCACATCCTTCTCTCCACGACGTTACTCGACGGGACGGTGATGATGTATGTGCAGTCGCTGGCCTCAAATCTGCATGAGACGATGACTGCACGGGCGCCGCGCGTCGCTGGACAGTTGTTGCACTCCCTCAGCCTATCTTTCCTCTTCGGAGCCTTCGCAGCGTACCacatggaggaggcgagccaGGAGTTGCGCATCTTCTGCACCTTCTTCCACGACCTCTTCCAACTGTCGATCCGCCCCATCGTGGCAGATGCGCGTGTGTCAGGGCAAATGATGGTTATGTACATCAACCTCCTCCACTTCATGTGCAACGTCGATGCCATGGGCGAAGAGCCCTGCTATCCGATGGACGGCCTGCTGCCCGAGCTGTcgagcgctgcgctgcgatCGACCGTTGAGGCTTTCCTGAAGAAGGAGGTGGGCGGCTGCGGGCTGCCTTTCACGGAGGCGTGGTATCGACAGTTCCGTCGTGTCACGGCCGACACCCTCATCGCGCAGGATTCGACCACGTTTCAGTGGATCGACAGCTGCTTCCTTGCCATGATCTCACAGCTGaccgcgcagcaggtgccgGTGGCCGCACCGGCTGCCCCGGCTGGTGGCGCGCGTCTGCTGAGCGAGATACCTCCTCTGAGGCCGGAGAAGAAGAACAAGATCTCTATCGAcaaggcggccgcgccgatCCGGCACAAGGTGAATCCGAGTGCGAAGCAGGACAGTGTCGAGGGCGTGGACGCCGACCTTCTGTGCGCGCTGACTGGCGCCATCATGAAGAACCCTGTCTCCTCGCCGTACGGGCAGACATACGAAAAGGAGGCCATCATGAACTGGCTGGAGCAGAACGGCTCCGTCTGCCCCATCACCGGACGCCCTCTGACGGCCGCCCAACTGAACCCGAACACGGCTGTGGCGACGAAGATCATGCAACAGATAGTGCGTCAGACCATGGCAACACAACTGGTGGCCGAGGACGACATGTACAAATTCTGA